The proteins below come from a single Limosilactobacillus reuteri genomic window:
- the rplO gene encoding 50S ribosomal protein L15 codes for MKLNELKPAAGSRSKRLRKGRGLSSGHGFTSGRGTKGQKAHGKTRLGFEGGQMPLYRQIPKRGFTNINRKEYAIVNLASLNKFDDGTEVTPQLLMESGLVKNLKSGIKILGNGKLEKKLTVKANKFSASAVSAIEAAGGKTEVM; via the coding sequence ATGAAGTTAAACGAATTGAAGCCAGCTGCTGGTTCTCGTTCTAAGCGTCTTCGTAAGGGTCGTGGACTTTCATCAGGACACGGTTTTACATCTGGACGTGGTACTAAAGGGCAAAAGGCTCATGGAAAGACCCGTTTAGGATTTGAAGGGGGTCAAATGCCACTTTACCGGCAAATTCCAAAGCGCGGATTTACCAACATTAACCGGAAAGAATACGCAATTGTTAACTTGGCATCATTAAACAAGTTTGATGATGGTACAGAAGTTACTCCACAATTATTGATGGAAAGTGGCTTAGTTAAGAACTTGAAGAGCGGCATCAAGATTCTTGGTAACGGTAAGCTTGAAAAGAAATTAACTGTTAAGGCTAATAAGTTTTCTGCTTCTGCAGTTTCTGCAATTGAAGCTGCTGGTGGTAAAACTGAGGTGATGTAG
- the rplR gene encoding 50S ribosomal protein L18, producing the protein MISKPDKNKIRQRRHLRVRGKISGTAERPRLSVYRSNKNIYAQLIDDVKGVTLASASTNDSEVSGKTKTEQASGVGALIAKRANEKNITEVVFDRGGYLYHGRVQALAEAARENGLKF; encoded by the coding sequence GTGATTTCTAAACCAGACAAGAACAAGATCCGTCAACGTCGTCATTTACGCGTTCGCGGTAAGATTTCTGGTACTGCGGAGCGCCCACGCTTAAGTGTTTACCGTTCAAACAAAAACATTTACGCTCAATTAATTGATGACGTAAAGGGTGTGACGCTCGCAAGTGCCTCCACAAATGATAGTGAAGTAAGTGGAAAGACTAAGACTGAACAAGCTAGTGGTGTAGGAGCATTAATTGCTAAACGCGCTAACGAAAAGAACATTACTGAAGTTGTGTTTGATCGTGGTGGATACCTTTACCATGGACGTGTTCAAGCCTTGGCTGAAGCTGCTCGTGAAAACGGACTTAAATTCTAA
- a CDS encoding adenylate kinase codes for MNLVLMGLPGAGKGTQAQKIVEDFPIPHISTGDIFRAAIKNETPMGIEAKKYIDKGELVPDEVTNGIVKERLAQDDTKDGFMLDGFPRNLNQAAALDKMLAESNRHLDAVINIHVEPDVLVERLSGRFICRNCGTTYHKLYNAPKVEGTCDVCGHHEFYQRDDDKPETVKNRLDVNIKLNTPLVDYYQKKGVLHEINGEQDIDKVYEDIKKVLTNLN; via the coding sequence ATGAATCTTGTATTAATGGGTCTTCCAGGTGCCGGTAAAGGTACTCAAGCTCAAAAGATCGTTGAAGATTTTCCAATTCCTCATATCTCAACTGGAGATATTTTTCGGGCAGCCATAAAAAATGAAACTCCCATGGGAATTGAAGCTAAGAAATATATTGATAAAGGTGAACTTGTTCCGGACGAAGTTACTAACGGTATCGTTAAGGAACGGTTAGCTCAAGATGATACTAAAGATGGCTTTATGCTGGATGGATTTCCTCGTAATCTTAACCAAGCAGCAGCTTTGGATAAGATGTTAGCAGAGAGTAATCGGCATCTTGATGCTGTGATCAATATTCACGTCGAACCGGATGTATTGGTAGAACGTTTAAGTGGACGTTTTATTTGCCGTAACTGTGGAACAACGTATCATAAGCTTTACAATGCTCCTAAAGTTGAAGGCACATGTGACGTTTGTGGTCATCATGAATTTTATCAGCGTGATGATGATAAGCCTGAAACGGTTAAGAATCGTCTAGATGTTAATATTAAGTTGAACACACCACTGGTAGACTATTACCAAAAGAAAGGTGTTTTGCACGAAATTAATGGTGAACAAGATATCGATAAAGTTTACGAAGATATCAAGAAAGTATTAACAAACCTAAACTAG
- the infA gene encoding translation initiation factor IF-1, protein MAKADVIEVEGKVTETLPNAMFKVELENGAEILAHVSGKIRMHYIKILPGDRVKVEMSPYDLTKGRITFRFK, encoded by the coding sequence GTGGCAAAAGCCGATGTAATTGAAGTAGAAGGTAAAGTAACTGAAACTTTGCCTAATGCAATGTTTAAAGTTGAATTGGAAAACGGAGCAGAAATTTTAGCACATGTTTCTGGTAAAATTCGGATGCACTACATTAAAATTTTACCAGGGGATCGTGTTAAAGTAGAAATGTCTCCATATGACCTTACAAAGGGTCGGATTACTTTCCGGTTCAAGTAG
- the rplQ gene encoding 50S ribosomal protein L17, whose translation MSYRKLGRTSSQRKALLRDLTTDLIVNGRITTTEARAKEVRKTADKMITLAKHGDLASRRKAAAFVRNVVADVKEDGDDIRVQSALQNLFEELAPKYADRNGGYTRILKTMPRRGDGAPMVILELVD comes from the coding sequence ATGAGTTACCGTAAATTAGGACGTACAAGTTCACAACGTAAGGCTTTATTACGTGATTTAACCACAGATTTAATCGTTAATGGTCGTATTACCACTACTGAAGCACGTGCTAAGGAAGTTCGTAAGACCGCTGATAAGATGATTACACTTGCTAAGCATGGTGATTTAGCTTCTCGTCGTAAGGCTGCCGCTTTTGTACGTAATGTTGTTGCTGATGTTAAGGAAGATGGCGATGATATTCGTGTACAATCTGCTCTTCAAAACCTTTTTGAAGAACTTGCTCCAAAGTATGCAGATCGTAACGGTGGTTACACACGCATCTTGAAGACTATGCCTCGTCGTGGTGACGGTGCACCAATGGTTATTCTTGAATTAGTGGACTAA
- the rpsE gene encoding 30S ribosomal protein S5 — MASSEFIDPTKLDLDDQVVAINRITKVVKGGRRMRFAALVIVGDRKGHVGFGTGKAQEVPEAIRKAQAAAEKNLITVPIVGTTIPHEVIGVYGGGKIMLKPAVEGSGVAAGGAVRNVMDLAGVADVTSKRLGSNTPVNVVRATFEGLKQLKNAEEVAKLRGVSVDHLAE; from the coding sequence ATGGCATCATCAGAATTCATTGATCCAACAAAGTTGGATTTAGACGATCAAGTTGTAGCCATCAACCGGATTACTAAGGTTGTAAAAGGTGGGCGTCGTATGCGTTTCGCTGCTTTAGTAATTGTTGGTGACCGTAAAGGTCATGTTGGTTTTGGTACTGGTAAGGCTCAAGAAGTTCCAGAAGCTATTCGTAAAGCTCAAGCAGCTGCTGAAAAGAACTTGATTACTGTTCCTATCGTTGGAACTACTATTCCACACGAAGTTATTGGTGTATACGGCGGTGGAAAGATCATGTTAAAGCCAGCTGTTGAAGGTTCTGGAGTTGCTGCCGGTGGTGCGGTTCGTAATGTTATGGACCTTGCCGGTGTTGCGGACGTTACTTCTAAACGTCTTGGCTCTAACACACCTGTTAATGTTGTTCGTGCAACATTTGAAGGTTTGAAGCAATTAAAGAACGCTGAAGAAGTTGCAAAGTTACGTGGTGTTTCAGTAGACCACTTAGCAGAATAA
- a CDS encoding energy-coupling factor transporter ATPase has protein sequence MAKAAITVKKLHYTYPNSTNEALHNVSLTIKEQEFVAIIGQTGSGKSTLVSLIDGLIKPSSGELNVAGLEINATTKTEYLSKIHHQVGFVFQFPEQQLFAETVAEDIAFGPHNLGWPAKKIEKAVDEALKMVDLPLELKSHSPFALSGGQMRRVAIAGVLAMDPQILILDEPTAGLDTQATNDLLKLIKDLNEKGTTIIMVTHHMEQVAYYANHVIAMSNGQVVADTTPQQLFRDAQRLKKLSLTLPVSVEVAQFLSKDGITLKNTEPLTLDVLADEIAEAMRRKRK, from the coding sequence TTGGCTAAAGCAGCAATTACAGTAAAAAAACTCCACTATACATATCCTAATTCTACTAATGAAGCCTTACATAATGTCTCATTAACAATTAAAGAGCAAGAATTTGTTGCTATTATTGGACAAACCGGAAGTGGAAAGTCGACATTGGTTTCATTAATTGATGGATTAATAAAGCCCAGTAGTGGGGAACTTAATGTAGCAGGTTTAGAAATTAATGCAACGACAAAAACTGAATATTTAAGTAAAATCCACCATCAAGTCGGTTTTGTATTCCAATTTCCTGAACAGCAACTATTTGCAGAAACAGTTGCGGAGGATATTGCTTTTGGGCCTCATAATTTAGGGTGGCCTGCAAAAAAAATTGAAAAAGCAGTTGATGAAGCATTAAAAATGGTGGATTTGCCCTTAGAATTAAAGTCACACTCCCCTTTCGCACTTTCTGGAGGACAAATGAGGCGAGTAGCGATTGCTGGCGTTTTAGCAATGGATCCCCAAATTTTAATTCTTGATGAACCAACAGCAGGACTGGATACTCAAGCAACTAATGATTTACTTAAACTTATTAAAGATCTTAACGAGAAGGGAACAACGATTATAATGGTTACTCACCATATGGAGCAGGTGGCCTATTATGCTAACCACGTAATTGCAATGAGCAATGGGCAGGTTGTTGCGGATACTACTCCTCAGCAATTATTTAGGGATGCTCAACGATTAAAAAAACTATCATTGACTTTGCCTGTTTCTGTCGAGGTTGCGCAATTCCTTAGTAAAGATGGGATAACCTTAAAAAATACAGAACCGCTTACGCTTGATGTGTTAGCAGATGAAATAGCAGAAGCGATGAGGAGAAAAAGAAAATGA
- the rplE gene encoding 50S ribosomal protein L5 — MENRLKAKYENEIRPALIEKFNYSSVMQAPKIDKIVLNMGVGDATTNSKNLDEAVEELGLISGQKPLITKAKKSIAGFRLREGMSIGAKVTLRGERMYDFLDKLVNVALPRVRDFHGVSNKAFDGRGNYTLGIHEQLIFPEIDYDKVNRVRGLDVVIVTTAQTDEESRELLAQLGMPFAK; from the coding sequence ATGGAAAACCGTTTGAAAGCTAAATACGAAAATGAAATTCGTCCAGCATTGATTGAAAAGTTTAACTACTCTTCAGTTATGCAAGCACCAAAGATTGACAAAATCGTTTTAAACATGGGTGTTGGTGATGCAACTACTAACTCCAAGAATCTTGACGAAGCTGTTGAAGAACTCGGCTTGATTTCTGGTCAAAAACCTTTAATTACTAAGGCAAAGAAATCAATCGCTGGTTTCCGTCTTCGTGAAGGTATGTCAATTGGTGCTAAGGTAACCTTACGTGGTGAACGTATGTATGATTTCTTAGATAAATTAGTTAATGTGGCATTGCCACGGGTTCGTGATTTCCATGGTGTAAGTAACAAGGCGTTTGATGGTCGTGGTAACTACACTCTTGGTATCCATGAACAATTAATTTTCCCAGAAATTGATTATGATAAAGTTAACCGAGTTCGTGGTTTAGATGTTGTTATTGTAACAACTGCACAAACTGACGAAGAATCCCGTGAATTACTTGCTCAACTCGGTATGCCGTTTGCTAAATAA
- the rpsH gene encoding 30S ribosomal protein S8, which yields MSMSDPIADFLTRIRNANMAQHESVEAPASKMKKDIAEILKNEGFIRDVEYVDDNKQGIIRVFLKYGNDGQRVISGLKRISKPGLRTYVKSDAVPKVLNGLGIAIISTSEGVVTDKVARAKKIGGEVIAYVW from the coding sequence ATGTCTATGAGTGATCCAATTGCAGATTTCTTAACTCGTATTCGTAATGCTAACATGGCTCAACACGAATCAGTAGAAGCACCTGCATCAAAGATGAAGAAGGACATCGCTGAAATCTTAAAAAACGAAGGTTTCATTCGCGATGTTGAATACGTTGATGATAACAAGCAAGGCATCATCCGTGTGTTCTTAAAGTACGGTAATGACGGTCAACGTGTTATTTCTGGCTTAAAGCGCATTTCTAAGCCTGGTTTACGTACATACGTTAAGTCAGATGCTGTGCCTAAGGTTCTTAATGGATTAGGTATTGCTATCATTTCAACATCTGAAGGTGTTGTTACTGATAAAGTTGCTCGTGCCAAGAAAATTGGTGGCGAAGTTATCGCTTACGTTTGGTAA
- the rplF gene encoding 50S ribosomal protein L6, which translates to MSRIGYKEIDLPSGVEISQDGNVVTVKGPKGTLSREISPLIKMTIDGNVVKFDRDADTNKLKMLHGTTRANVNNMVEGVVNGYKKVLKLVGVGYRAQLKGNKLILTVGYSNPVEMDKPEDVEINVPDNTTIELSSINKEHLGNFAAEVRAVRSPEPYKGKGIRYENEHIIRKEGKTGK; encoded by the coding sequence ATGAGTCGTATTGGTTACAAAGAAATTGATTTGCCAAGTGGTGTTGAAATTTCTCAAGATGGTAATGTAGTTACTGTTAAAGGTCCTAAAGGTACTTTATCTCGTGAAATTTCACCATTAATCAAAATGACTATTGATGGTAACGTTGTAAAGTTTGATCGTGATGCTGATACTAATAAGTTAAAGATGTTACACGGAACTACTCGTGCTAATGTTAACAACATGGTTGAAGGTGTTGTTAATGGTTACAAGAAGGTTCTTAAGCTTGTTGGTGTTGGTTACCGTGCTCAACTCAAAGGTAACAAGTTGATTTTAACTGTTGGTTACTCAAACCCAGTTGAAATGGATAAGCCAGAAGATGTTGAAATTAACGTACCTGACAATACTACTATCGAATTAAGCTCAATTAACAAGGAACACCTTGGTAATTTTGCTGCTGAAGTTCGTGCTGTACGTTCACCTGAACCATACAAAGGTAAGGGTATTCGTTACGAAAACGAACACATTATCCGTAAGGAAGGTAAGACTGGTAAGTAA
- the rpmJ gene encoding 50S ribosomal protein L36, translating into MKVRPSVKKMCEHCKIVKRNGRVMVICSANPKHKQRQGK; encoded by the coding sequence ATGAAAGTAAGACCATCTGTTAAAAAGATGTGTGAGCACTGCAAGATCGTTAAGCGTAACGGTCGTGTTATGGTTATTTGCTCTGCTAACCCAAAGCATAAGCAACGTCAAGGTAAGTAA
- the secY gene encoding preprotein translocase subunit SecY encodes MFTAVKNTFKVKDIRKKIFFTLFVLIVYRIGAAITVPGVNAAALQEISSTGLASILNTFSGGGLENYSLFAMGVSPYITAQIVVQLLQMDIVPRFVEWSKQGEVGRRKLNQATRWLTIVLGFIQSIGITAGFNALSTIRLVNHPGVQTYLTIGLILTAGTMFATWMGDMITERGLGNGVSMLIFAGIVAQMPGGIRQLWDDQIAGESGSALWMGIGFVTLVIVAILIIVAFVTWVQQAERRLPIQYTRRTTTSPSSSYLPLKINVSGVIPVIFAGSFISTPQTILMAFQQNHGGDSWYQIMTTIFNMQSGPGIALYVFLIVVFTFFYAFVQVNPEKLAENLQKQGSYISGVRPGKGTQDYISSLLMRLSTVGSLFLGLISLIPLIASNVWNLSQSIGLGGTSLLIIVQIALDVVRQLNGLTMKREYIGFIREPKGGND; translated from the coding sequence TTGTTCACAGCCGTCAAAAATACATTCAAGGTAAAAGATATCCGTAAAAAGATTTTCTTTACATTGTTTGTATTGATTGTCTATCGGATTGGGGCAGCGATTACCGTTCCTGGAGTTAACGCTGCTGCTTTGCAGGAAATCTCCTCAACCGGTTTAGCATCAATCCTCAATACCTTTAGTGGTGGTGGATTGGAGAATTACTCTTTATTTGCAATGGGAGTTTCTCCATATATTACTGCGCAAATTGTTGTTCAACTATTACAAATGGATATTGTTCCGCGTTTTGTTGAATGGAGTAAACAAGGAGAAGTAGGACGGCGAAAACTTAATCAAGCAACCCGATGGTTAACGATTGTACTTGGATTTATCCAATCAATCGGTATTACCGCCGGGTTTAATGCATTGAGTACTATTCGTTTGGTTAATCATCCTGGTGTTCAAACGTATTTAACAATCGGTTTAATTTTAACTGCAGGTACAATGTTTGCTACTTGGATGGGAGACATGATTACTGAACGTGGCTTGGGTAATGGTGTTTCCATGTTAATTTTTGCTGGTATTGTTGCGCAAATGCCAGGTGGAATTCGTCAGTTATGGGATGACCAAATTGCTGGTGAATCTGGTTCTGCTTTGTGGATGGGAATTGGATTTGTTACTCTTGTTATTGTTGCAATTTTAATTATTGTAGCGTTTGTGACATGGGTACAACAGGCAGAAAGACGTCTACCAATTCAATACACAAGACGAACCACTACTTCACCATCCAGTAGTTATCTTCCCTTGAAGATTAACGTATCAGGTGTTATTCCTGTTATTTTTGCTGGTTCTTTTATCTCAACCCCGCAAACTATTCTTATGGCTTTCCAGCAAAACCATGGTGGGGATAGTTGGTATCAAATCATGACGACCATTTTTAACATGCAATCTGGTCCTGGGATCGCACTGTATGTATTTTTGATTGTTGTATTTACCTTTTTCTATGCCTTTGTTCAGGTTAACCCAGAAAAACTTGCTGAGAATTTGCAAAAGCAAGGAAGTTATATTTCTGGAGTGCGTCCTGGAAAGGGTACACAAGACTATATTTCTTCATTGTTAATGCGATTGAGTACAGTAGGTTCATTATTCTTAGGATTGATCTCCTTAATTCCGTTAATTGCAAGTAACGTATGGAACCTAAGTCAGTCAATTGGTTTAGGTGGTACAAGCTTACTGATTATCGTACAAATTGCTTTAGATGTTGTTCGGCAGTTAAACGGACTAACAATGAAGCGCGAATATATTGGATTTATTCGAGAACCTAAAGGAGGAAATGACTAA
- a CDS encoding energy-coupling factor transporter ATPase: MTGIKIRKLVFTYPDSKYPVLKNINLDFEPVSWTAIIGHNGSGKSTLARLIDGLLSPTAGSIEVDEIQVNESSLGKIHQHIGFVFQNPENQFVGATVADDVAFGLENRQVDRNKMEEKIDKALKMVGMSDYKNTAPINLSGGQKQRVALAGILALMPKIIILDEATSMLDPLARQEILALLQKLKKEYNLSIISITHDLKEIELADKIVVLNDSQVVKQGAPSEILKDKELLLEIGVGIPASQQLQKLLVERGINVPNRYLNLEELKNWLKQQLQ, translated from the coding sequence GTGACTGGAATAAAGATTCGAAAACTTGTATTTACATATCCAGACAGTAAATACCCCGTTTTAAAAAATATCAATCTGGATTTTGAACCAGTTTCTTGGACAGCGATTATTGGTCATAATGGTAGTGGAAAGAGTACATTAGCCCGATTAATTGATGGATTGCTTAGTCCTACTGCAGGATCGATTGAAGTTGACGAAATACAAGTTAACGAAAGTTCTTTAGGCAAGATTCACCAGCATATTGGATTCGTTTTTCAAAACCCTGAAAATCAGTTTGTAGGAGCAACCGTTGCTGACGATGTTGCATTCGGACTTGAAAACCGACAAGTAGATCGAAATAAAATGGAGGAAAAGATTGATAAAGCCTTAAAGATGGTAGGAATGAGTGATTATAAAAACACAGCTCCTATTAATCTCTCAGGAGGACAAAAGCAACGGGTAGCACTTGCAGGAATCCTTGCATTAATGCCTAAGATAATAATCCTTGATGAGGCCACTAGTATGCTTGATCCTTTAGCACGACAAGAAATTTTAGCTTTATTACAAAAATTAAAAAAAGAATATAATCTTTCAATTATTTCAATTACACATGATCTTAAAGAAATTGAATTAGCAGACAAAATAGTTGTATTAAATGATTCGCAAGTTGTAAAACAAGGTGCTCCATCGGAAATCCTTAAAGATAAAGAATTATTACTTGAAATTGGAGTAGGAATTCCCGCAAGCCAGCAACTGCAGAAATTATTGGTTGAACGAGGAATTAATGTTCCAAATAGATATTTAAATTTAGAGGAGCTAAAAAATTGGCTAAAGCAGCAATTACAGTAA
- the rpsK gene encoding 30S ribosomal protein S11, with the protein MATKKGTRKRRAKKNVETGVAHIHSTFNNTLIMITDVQGNAVAWSSAGVLGFKGSRKSTPFAAQMASEAAAKQAMEHGMKTVEVEVKGPGSGREAAIRALQATGLEVTAIRDVTPVPHNGSRPPKRRRV; encoded by the coding sequence ATGGCAACCAAAAAAGGTACGCGTAAGCGTCGTGCAAAAAAGAATGTTGAAACTGGTGTTGCGCACATTCACTCAACATTTAACAACACTTTGATCATGATTACTGACGTTCAAGGTAACGCTGTAGCATGGTCTTCAGCTGGTGTTTTAGGCTTTAAGGGAAGTCGGAAGTCCACTCCATTTGCTGCTCAAATGGCATCAGAAGCTGCTGCTAAGCAAGCTATGGAACATGGTATGAAGACTGTTGAAGTTGAAGTTAAGGGTCCAGGTTCAGGTCGTGAAGCTGCTATCCGTGCACTTCAAGCAACTGGATTGGAAGTTACTGCTATTCGTGATGTAACACCTGTTCCTCACAATGGTTCTCGTCCTCCAAAGCGTCGTCGTGTTTAA
- the rpsM gene encoding 30S ribosomal protein S13 gives MARIAGVDLPRDKRIVVGLTYIFGIGDSTAKKILENAGVSEDIRVRDLTPDQEEKIRAQVDQIQVEGDLRREVSMNIKRLQEIGSYRGMRHRRGLPVRGQHTKNNARTRKGKAVAIANKKK, from the coding sequence ATGGCTCGTATTGCAGGTGTCGATTTACCTCGTGACAAGCGAATCGTAGTCGGCTTAACATATATTTTTGGTATTGGTGATTCTACTGCTAAGAAGATTCTTGAAAATGCTGGTGTATCAGAAGACATCCGTGTTCGTGATTTAACTCCAGATCAAGAAGAAAAGATTCGTGCACAAGTAGATCAAATTCAAGTTGAAGGTGATTTACGGCGTGAAGTTTCAATGAATATCAAGCGTCTTCAAGAAATTGGATCATACCGTGGTATGCGTCACCGTCGTGGCCTACCTGTTCGTGGTCAACACACTAAGAACAATGCTCGTACTCGTAAGGGTAAGGCTGTAGCTATCGCTAATAAGAAGAAGTAG
- a CDS encoding type Z 30S ribosomal protein S14, with amino-acid sequence MAKKSMIAKCNRPAKFSSREYTRCARCGRPHSVYRKFHLCRICLRELAHKGQIPGLKKASW; translated from the coding sequence TTGGCTAAAAAATCAATGATTGCTAAGTGCAACCGTCCAGCTAAGTTCTCAAGTCGTGAATACACGCGTTGTGCACGTTGTGGACGTCCGCACTCTGTTTACCGTAAATTCCACCTATGCCGGATTTGCTTACGAGAACTTGCCCACAAAGGACAAATTCCTGGTTTGAAGAAGGCTAGCTGGTAA
- a CDS encoding energy-coupling factor transporter transmembrane component T family protein, producing MNSKIVFGSYVPVKSILHRLDPRIKLIMCIIYVILIFFVNNFLAAIWLLLALLAAIKLSNVGLRQYWQGIKPLFLIILITVAFQILFSSGGKAYWHWGIMAITRDGLINSLIIFYRFIVIITASTVLTATTQTFQIADALAWLMKPLQVIKVPVNQITLMLSIALRFVPTIMDETNKIMKAQRARGINFNAGNLLTRIKHLVPILIPLFVNSFKRAEELATAMEARGYDPNAPRTHYRQLVWHKNDAWAGLALLIVTVGLVCIRIFF from the coding sequence ATGAATAGTAAAATCGTATTTGGTAGTTATGTACCAGTAAAATCGATCCTCCATCGTCTTGATCCACGAATAAAACTAATCATGTGTATTATTTACGTTATTTTAATTTTCTTCGTGAATAATTTTTTAGCTGCTATATGGCTTTTATTAGCGCTCCTTGCGGCAATTAAGTTAAGTAATGTTGGTTTAAGACAATATTGGCAAGGGATTAAGCCGTTATTTTTAATTATTTTGATAACAGTAGCGTTTCAAATTTTATTTAGTAGTGGCGGAAAGGCGTATTGGCATTGGGGAATTATGGCAATAACCCGTGACGGCCTTATTAATTCATTAATTATTTTTTATCGGTTTATTGTGATTATTACTGCCTCAACTGTCTTAACTGCCACTACGCAAACTTTTCAAATTGCAGATGCCTTGGCATGGTTAATGAAACCATTACAAGTGATTAAAGTTCCTGTCAACCAGATTACGTTAATGCTTTCCATTGCATTACGCTTTGTTCCAACTATTATGGATGAAACTAATAAAATTATGAAAGCTCAGCGGGCCCGCGGGATTAATTTTAACGCTGGAAATCTTTTGACACGGATTAAACATTTAGTTCCGATTCTTATCCCATTGTTTGTCAACTCGTTTAAGCGTGCTGAAGAATTAGCAACGGCAATGGAAGCACGAGGGTATGATCCTAATGCACCACGGACTCATTATCGTCAATTAGTTTGGCATAAAAATGATGCTTGGGCTGGCTTGGCGCTATTGATTGTGACAGTTGGTCTAGTTTGTATTCGAATATTTTTCTAA
- the rpmD gene encoding 50S ribosomal protein L30, with amino-acid sequence MAQVKVTLIHSVAHRQPTQRRTVKALGLGKINSSVILPDNAATRGQIFKIAHLVSVEEVK; translated from the coding sequence ATGGCTCAAGTAAAAGTTACCTTAATTCACAGTGTTGCCCACCGACAACCTACTCAACGTCGTACTGTTAAGGCATTGGGATTAGGTAAGATCAATAGCTCAGTTATCTTACCAGATAATGCGGCAACACGCGGTCAAATTTTTAAGATCGCTCACTTGGTTTCTGTTGAAGAAGTTAAGTAA
- a CDS encoding DNA-directed RNA polymerase subunit alpha, with translation MIEFEKPNIHKVEETDNYGKFVVEPLERGYGTTLGNSLRRVLIASLPGAAITSMQIDGVLHEFSTVEGVTEDVTQIILNLKKVSLKLDSEDQKNLELDVKGPAEVTASDIQGDNEVTILNPDLHIATVADGAELHIKLTADKGRGYLSANDNKARMDDLAIGVLPIDSIYTPIERVNYTVENARVGQRNDYDKLTLDVWTDGSLTPTEAVSLGAKILTEHLAMFVDLTETAQNAQVMVEKEETHKEKMLEMTIEELDLSVRSYNCLKRAGINTVKELTDRTVSDMMKVRNLGQKSLEEIKLKLNDLGVSFRQDD, from the coding sequence ATGATCGAATTTGAAAAGCCAAATATTCACAAAGTTGAAGAAACAGATAACTACGGTAAGTTTGTCGTAGAACCACTTGAGCGCGGTTATGGAACCACTCTCGGTAACTCGTTAAGGCGTGTATTAATTGCATCTTTGCCAGGTGCAGCGATTACGAGTATGCAAATTGATGGTGTTTTACATGAATTTAGCACTGTTGAAGGTGTAACTGAGGATGTTACGCAGATTATCCTAAATCTTAAGAAAGTTTCTTTGAAGCTTGATTCTGAGGATCAAAAGAATCTTGAATTAGATGTTAAAGGACCTGCTGAAGTAACTGCAAGTGATATCCAGGGTGATAATGAAGTTACAATCTTAAATCCTGATCTGCATATTGCAACTGTTGCTGATGGCGCAGAATTACACATCAAGTTAACTGCTGATAAGGGTCGCGGTTACCTTTCTGCTAACGATAATAAGGCCCGGATGGATGATTTAGCAATTGGTGTTTTACCGATTGATTCCATCTATACCCCAATTGAACGTGTAAATTACACTGTTGAAAATGCACGGGTTGGTCAACGTAACGATTATGATAAGTTGACGCTGGATGTTTGGACTGATGGTTCATTAACACCAACTGAAGCAGTTAGTCTAGGTGCGAAGATTTTGACTGAACACTTAGCTATGTTTGTTGATTTAACAGAAACGGCTCAAAATGCTCAAGTGATGGTTGAAAAAGAAGAAACACACAAAGAGAAGATGCTTGAAATGACTATTGAAGAGCTTGATCTCTCTGTACGTTCTTACAATTGTTTGAAGCGAGCTGGTATCAATACTGTTAAGGAATTAACTGATAGAACAGTGTCTGATATGATGAAGGTTCGGAACTTAGGACAAAAGTCGTTAGAAGAAATTAAACTTAAATTAAATGATCTTGGTGTTTCATTTCGCCAAGACGACTAA